The Micromonospora sp. WMMD961 genome has a segment encoding these proteins:
- a CDS encoding ParB N-terminal domain-containing protein — translation MIRLLNPMLDQDRVALLRNRPPTRHVLVPAWPREQKELPQVEVEVAWVRFSTLNHRTKAEQRREIHRAGQADLFSADPLGPVAQEAQYRILTSQEGFKELKADLRDRGQQDPAIITAEGVLINGNRRTAALRSLYQDDDWLRARYVQCLVLPEDAQIDELVDLEAELQIARDFKQEYSWVNEAFLIEELYDREGKDFGRVARRMHSDVAKVRDLHDKLQQVHQLVDLSKGARLHVDFADNESAFTELTGHIRNKPAAEADSVRAAYFLGTLANVEYRKLRHLRRADAAQLIHREIERDPALKPVLAAAHSAEATDPGDDLLDDLLGEDPPAQPLNELLSLIAARTPDENVDLGNGDRVSARQVLTSLRGAIVAAAEEAADEVADQSAVKAPLSQADKAINALRRIGKDLPKARAQTEWDEHTFGLKLAEIRGLLNEIESRQA, via the coding sequence ATGATCCGGTTGCTCAATCCGATGCTTGACCAGGATCGCGTGGCGCTGCTGCGGAACCGTCCCCCAACGCGCCATGTGCTGGTTCCGGCCTGGCCACGCGAGCAGAAGGAGTTGCCGCAGGTCGAGGTTGAGGTTGCCTGGGTCCGCTTTTCCACGCTCAACCATCGCACCAAGGCCGAGCAGCGCCGTGAGATTCACCGCGCTGGCCAAGCTGATCTGTTCAGTGCTGACCCGCTCGGCCCGGTCGCACAGGAGGCGCAGTACCGCATCCTCACCAGCCAGGAAGGCTTCAAAGAGCTAAAGGCGGACCTGAGAGATCGCGGTCAGCAGGACCCTGCAATCATCACTGCCGAGGGTGTTCTTATCAATGGAAATCGGCGTACCGCCGCCTTGCGCTCCCTATATCAGGACGACGATTGGTTGAGAGCGCGTTACGTCCAATGCCTTGTCCTCCCGGAAGACGCCCAGATCGACGAGCTTGTCGATCTTGAGGCAGAACTGCAGATCGCGCGCGACTTTAAGCAAGAGTACTCATGGGTTAATGAAGCGTTCCTCATCGAAGAACTTTACGATCGCGAGGGCAAGGACTTTGGGCGCGTCGCCCGTCGCATGCACAGCGACGTTGCGAAAGTGCGGGATTTGCACGATAAGCTTCAACAGGTGCACCAGCTAGTTGACCTGTCGAAGGGCGCTCGCCTGCACGTCGATTTCGCCGACAACGAGTCCGCCTTTACTGAGCTGACCGGGCATATTCGAAACAAACCCGCGGCCGAGGCCGACAGTGTGCGGGCGGCATATTTCCTCGGCACGTTGGCCAACGTGGAGTACCGCAAGCTGCGTCATCTCCGGCGTGCAGACGCCGCACAGCTTATCCATCGCGAAATAGAGCGTGATCCGGCGCTCAAGCCGGTGCTCGCCGCCGCCCATTCCGCCGAGGCTACCGATCCGGGCGACGACCTGCTGGACGACCTGCTTGGCGAGGACCCACCTGCGCAGCCGTTAAATGAGCTGCTCAGCTTGATTGCTGCTCGGACGCCCGATGAGAACGTAGACCTCGGTAACGGGGACAGAGTCTCCGCCCGTCAGGTTCTCACCTCCCTACGTGGCGCAATCGTCGCTGCCGCAGAGGAGGCCGCAGACGAAGTGGCAGACCAGTCAGCAGTCAAGGCTCCTCTTTCCCAGGCTGATAAGGCGATCAACGCGCTTAGGCGAATCGGCAAAGATCTCCCAAAGGCTCGGGCTCAGACTGAGTGGGATGAGCATACCTTCGGTCTTAAACTCGCCGAAATCAGAGGTCTGCTGAACGAAATCGAAAGCCGCCAGGCGTGA